GAGGGCGAAACGCTCCTCGAGCTCATGGCTCGGCCAAGCGTGCGGATCGTCTCGCTGACCGTTACCGAGAAGGGCTATTGCCACGATCCGGCGACCAGCCATCTCGATCTCGCCCATCCCGACATCGTTCACGATCTCGCCTATCCGAGCACCCCGCGCAGTGCGCCGGGTTTCCTCGTCGAGGCGTTGGAGCGTCGCCGCCGCGCCGGCATCGCGCCCTTCACGATCATGAGTTGCGACAACCTGCCGAGCAACGGCCGCACCGCGCAGCGCATTGTGGGCGAGTTCGCCGCTGCACGCGGCCGCGAGCTTGCGGCCTATGTCGAGACGGTGGCCTTCCCCAGCACCATGGTCGATCGCATCGTACCTGCCACCACGGACGCCGACCGCGAAGCCGTCGCGGCCATGCTCGGTCTGGACGACGCCTGGCCCGTGGTCACCGAAGCGTTCAGCCAATGGGTGATCGAGGACCATTTCCCCGCTGGCCGGCCGCCTTTTGAAACTGTCGGCGCTCAGATGGTCGAAGATGTCGAGCCGTTCGAGCGCATGAAGCTGCGCATGCTCAACGGCTCCCACTCGACGCTGGCCTATCTCGGCTACCTTGCCGGCCACCAATATGTCGCCGACGCTATTGGGGATTCCGCCTTCCGCGATCTCATCTTCGGTCTCATGACAGAGGAGGTGATGCCGACGCTCGACATGCCGGGTACCGATCTCGCCGGCTATCGCGATGCCTTGCTCGACCGTTTCGCCAATCCCGCGCTCAAGCACCGCACCTGGCAGATCGCCATGGATGGCAGCCAGAAGCTGCCCCAGCGTCTCCTCGGCACCATCCGCGACCGCATTGCCGCCGGCCAAAGCTATGATCGCCTTGCCCTCGGCGTTGCCGCCTGGATGCGTTACGCCACCGGTACGGATGAAAAGGGCGACCCTATCGACGTCCGCGACCCCATGGTCGATCGTTTCCGCGCCATCGCCGCCGAAGCCGGCCGCGATGCGGAGCGGCTGGTCGACGGCTTCCTTGGACTGCGCGAAGTCTTCGGCACGGATCTGCCAGACGATCCCACATTCCGTGCACTGTTGGTGCGTTTGCTCACAAGCCTGCTGGAGCAGGGCGCCGCGGCTACGGTAGGGCAGGTGAAATAGCCGCAAACCAACCCTCCCCCTTGCGAGTGGGGAGGGCCAGGTAGGGGGCTCGGGCTCTGCGCCTAGAGCTTCGCCCGGATCATCTGATACGAATAGGCCGGCAGCTTCACCGACAGTCGGCCATCCTTGATCACCGCGCCGGTGCCCTTGGTCGGGGTCACTTCGTCGGGGTTCTTGGCCGTGTTCACCGCCTCGAGATTGGCGTGCGTCATCACTTGGTGATCCACGATCGTGGCGCTGCCAAAACCTTCCAGCGCGATGTCGAGGTCGATCGCCTCATTTCCGTTCCGGTTCACCGCGAAGAAGGTTAGCGTGCCGTCCTCTTCGTTGTGGACGCCCGTCACGTCGGCATAGGGAACTCCCTTAACGTTTTCAGCGTCGTAGGTCGGGGAGTTCACAACCAGATTCAGGGCAGTGCCGCGGCCGTAGATTGAAGCGAAGTAGTAGGGGTAGTAGATGGTCTGCCGCCAGGCCGCGCCCTTCGGGTCGGTCATGATCGGAGCGATCACGTTCACGAGCTGGGCAATACAGGCGATCTTCACCACGTCGGCGCGGCGGATGAAGGTGTTGAGGATGAGGCCGACCTGCAGCACGTCCTCGAAATTGTAGACGTCTTCCAGCAGCGCCGGGGCGTGCGGCCAGCCGTCATTGCCTTCCAGGATCTTACGGTCCTGCTGGTTGGAGTGATACCAGACGTTCCATTCGTCGAAGGAGATGTAGACGTCCTTCTTGGAACGCTTCTTGGCCTTGATGAACTGGATCACGCCGGCCACGGCGTTGATGTAGTTCTCCAGCTCGATCGAGAGCGCCAGGTAGTTGCCGGTCTTCTTCTCGCGGTTGGCGAAATACATGTGCAGCGAGATGTAGTCGATCGCATCATAGGTGTGATCGAGCACCGTCGCTTCCCACTGCGGGTAGCTCGGCATCTTGGCGTTGGACGAGCCGCAGACGATCAGTTCGAGCGATTTGTCGAAGGCGCGCAGGGCCTTGGCGGTTTCGTTGGCCAGGTGGCCATATTCGTCGGCGCTCTTGTGGCCGACCTGCCAGGGGCCGTCCATCTCGTTGCCCAGGCACCAGAGCTTTACGTCCCACGGATCCTTGCGGCCGTTCTTGATGCGCAGGTCGCTCCAGTAGGAGCCGCCGGGATGGTTGACGTATTCGACGAAGTTGCGGGCCGCGTCGAGGCCGCGCGAGCCGAGGTTGACGGCCAGCATCATGTCGGTGCCGACGGTCGAGCACCAGTCGGCGAATTCGTGGATGCCTACGGCGTTGGATTCGGAGGTGTGCCAGGCGAGGTCGAGGCGAGTCGGGCGCTCTTCGCGCGGGCCGATGCCGTCTTCCCAGTTATAGGCCGAGACGAAGTTGCCGCCCGGATAGCGGACCATGGGAACGTTGAGGTCCTTGACCAGCTTGGCGACGTCGCCGCGCATGCCGTTCTTGTCGGCGGTGGGGTGATCCGGCTCGTAAATGCCGGTATAGATGGCGCGTCCGAGGTGTTCGAGAAACGCGCCATAAACGCGATCGTCGATCCTGGCGATCGAATAGTCCTTGTGCGCCGTCACCGTCGCCTTCATCGAGGCCTCCTCCTCAAGTAATCCCGATGTTCTGATTTATATCATCGAGTGCGGTACATAAGGCGTGAGAGGCAGCGAAAGTCAAGCGCCTTCGGCGCGTTTGATCCAAAGAAGTATGGAGATGAAGAGGGGTGCCGGAGCCGCTGTCGGCTCCGGCGGAAAAGCGGTCAGGCGACCAGCTTGCGATAGAGGTGCCAGGTGGCGTGGCCGAGCACCGGTACGACGACGGCAAGACCCACGAAGAACGGGATCGAGCCGATGGTGAGCAGCACCGCGACGATAAGGCCCCAGGCGAGCAGGGGGATCGGATTGGCCATGAAGGCCCGGACCGAGGTTTCGATCGCCGCGAAGGCCCCCACGTCGCGATCGAGCATCAGCGGAAAGGCGATGACCGTGGTGGCGAGCGTGACCAGCGCGAAGAGGAAGCCGACGCCGCAACCCCAGAGCATCAGCTGCCAGCCCTGCGAGGTGGTGAAGACCTCGCTGAGGAAGGCGGTGACCGAGGTCGGGGCGCTCATGCCGAAGGTTGCCTGGTAGATACTCTCGGCCGCTGCCAGCCAGAGATAGAAGATGGCGAAGATCATGATGCCGACGGCGATGATCGAGGGGAGAGCGGGCGAGCGCATCACTTCGATCGCGTGGATCCAGGAGGTGTCCTGTCCCTGTTCCTTGCGTCGGCTGATTTCGTAAAGCCCTATGGCGGCTATGGGGCCGAGCAGGGCGAAGCCGGAGGCAAGCGGGAAGACCATGGGCAACGCATTGGCACCCGAGGACCAGATCGCCAGCGCGATACCGACTACTGCGTAGATGAGGCCGAGAAAGGCATAGTGGGACGGTTTGTCCCAGAAGTCCGAAAGGCCCGCGCGCAGCACGTCCCTAAGGTCCGACATCTGGATCTTGCGAATTTGGGGGTGAGCCACAGCCTTGGTGGCACCGCCGATCACATGAAAGTCTGCCATTGCTTGTCTCCTCACGAAGACAGGAACAACGGGTCGTGCGAAGAGCGCACCGTGGTGGCTGGTCACACGAAACCGCGTGCCTGCTAGAGGTTCACGTTAGCCGAAAAGTCCGGCTTTGTCCCTATGCGATGGTTTTGGCCCGTTTCAGCTTGTCGTGAGGGCTTTCGTTTGGCTCCGCTCACGGGGAGGCGTACAATCGCGGGCGTTGAGGGCAGGTGTCCAGCAAGGGAGGTTGCCATGCTGACCGATCATCGTGCCTATGCCACTATTCCCGCCGCCGACATGACCCGGGCCAAGGCCTGGTACAAGGACAAACTGGGGCTGTCTCCGTTCCGCGAAGACGAGACCGGCGCCATCTATCATGTGGGTGCGGGAACGGGCTTCCTGCTGTATCCGACGCCCAATGCCGGCAAGGCGCCCAATACGCTCATGTCGTTCGGGTCGTCGGACGTCGTGGCGGATGTGAAGGACCTCAAGCGCCACGGCGTCGTATTCGAGGAATACGACATGCCGGGCCTCAAGACGGTCGACTCGATCGCGAACATGGGCATCTATCACGCCGCATGGCTCCGCGACGCCGACGGCAATATCCTCGCCATCGGCGACGAGCCGAACTGAGTTCCGCTCCTCTCGGGAGCGGACAGGAATCAATCGCGGCGGAACACCAGGGCCGCGAGCAGGGCGACGGCGGCCAGCGCCGCGGCGGTCTGTAGCGGGTTGTCGCGCATCACCTGGCCGGCCGTATTGGCCTGGCCGCCGACATAGCGGGCTGCCGCGCGGGCGCGGTGGCCGACTTCCTCGCGCAGGTCGTGGCTGTTGAGCGAATGACGCATGTCCTCGAGCGAGGAGGAGATGGACGCGATCTGGCGGCCGAGCGAAGCGATCTGGTCGCTCATGTGCTCGGACAGGTCTTCGACGACATGTTCGGCCTGCCGGATCGGCTTGATGTTTGAGCTCGCCATGTTTCAACCCTCCTAGGCTTTGGCTTGGGCACCCGACTAACTCGGGGCGGAGGGGCTTGGTTCCGTTGGTCGCCGTTCCTCGCTGCGCCGCCTTGCGGTCTGCGACTGCCGCTCGAAAAAGGCCGAAAGCGCCGCCGGGCGATAGATCGGCCAATCCGCCGACGCAGTACGCGCGATGCGCGCCCGGCTGCTGGCGCCCAGATCTGCTTGTCGCCACGGCCCTTTCCGCGCGCCGCGCCGGTAGATGATCTCCGTCCAGCTTTTCGGAGCCGTCATGTTGTGAAGGGGTGCGAAGTCGTCGCGCTCACCAGCATACGCCTTGAGTGCCGCACGATCGAAGGCGAGACCCTGCCGGCTGGCGCCGTCCATGATCCAGACCAGCGGGGAGGCCGATAGCCCCGTAATGTCGCCACCGCCACCCACCGAGCCGTGGTCGCCCGGAAACCAGAGCTGATGGTAATTGCCCGCACGGCCTTCGATGCGGTTGAGGTCGTCGACATTGTCCCACAGCGCCGGCTCGAAGCTCAGCCGATCCTCGTCGATCGCCACCGCATGACGCGCCGCTTCGACGATGCTCGACAGCGCCGCGTCATGGAACTGGTACTTGGCCGCGGTCCGGAAGATACGCTCGAGCAGCAGGTATCTGGGCATGCCGAGCGCGCCCACCGTATCCCAGACGCCCAGATATTTGAGCGTGAAGAGCGGCTGGTTGGTCAGCGCTGCCGGCACACCCAGCGCCTGCCGGAACGCCCGGTCCTCGGGCTTCATGATGATGTCCTGCGAGTTTTCCAGCCGGAACTGCTGCGCCCGCTCCATGTCCGGATGCGCCTCGGGCGAATTGTCCTTGTAGAACTTGAAGGCCTCTTCGACCTTGTCGAGCCTATCGCGGGTGACGATCCCGCATTTGCGGATGAGACCGGCCAGCGAGCGCGCCGTGAAGGCGCCGCGCGAAAAGCCGAAGATATAGATTTCATCGCCTGGATCGTAGTTGAAAACGAGGAAGCGGTAGGCCGCCGCGATCTTGTCGAAGAGCCCCCAGCCGAAGGCTCCGGCGAGCGTGCGTTCGAGTGCCTGGTTGATGAGGAAGGTCGTGCCGACCCCCTCGTCGTAGTAGGTCACCTGAGGCACGCCGTCCGTGCCGTATGGCAGCACCGAACGGGCCGCCAGCACCACATTGGTCGGGTGTTCGGCCGATAGCCGGTTCCAGGTGCCGTCGCAGAAGACTGCCAGCCGCTTCATCGAAGTCCCCTCCAGCCCCGCTCCATACTGCAGGTTTTCCGGGCGTTTGGGGAGAGGGCAGTGCCTGCAGGCTATCCACGCTGCCGCTCATTTCGGCAGCGATTTGCCCAAAGTTTAGTCCCACTAAAATCGGCTTGACAGTCGGGTTTTTCAGGTCCCAAGTTTAGTATGACTAAACAGAGGATGGTATGAGCGACGAGTTTGCCGCCCAGATCGAGAGCGAAACCTACCCGATGGGGCACCGGCTGCGTGAGCGCCGGGTCGATATCGGACTCACCCTCAAGCAGGTGGCGGACGGCGCTGGCCTTTCGGTCGGCTTCATTTCCCAGGTGGAGCGCGGCATCACCATGCCCTCGCTCTCTTCGCTCGTGTCCATCTGCAAGGTGCTCAAGACCGACGTCAGCACCTATCTCCAGCAGCCACGCAACCAGAGCCGCCTGTCCCGGCATGGGCAGCGCGAGGTCTATTCGCTGGTCAATGCCAGCACGCGCATGGGAGCGCAGCCGATCACCTATGAACGGGTATCGAGCAATTTTCCCGGCCGCCACATGCATTCGGTGCTCATGAACATCCCGCCCGGCTACAAGTCCGAGAGCATCTCGCACGATGGCGAGGAGATGCTCTACGTGCTCTCGGGAGAGGTCACGAGCATCGTCAACGACAATCACGCAATTCTGCAGGTGGGCGATGCCGAGCATTTCCCGTCCACGCATCCCCATTCGGTCTGGAACCACACGCAGTCCATGGCTGTGGCGCTCTGGGTCGGAACACAGGAATTGTTCGGCGAGGAACCGTCGGACGACTAACCACGTCGGCTGCAAAGGCCGCGAACTGGAAGGCTCAAGGAAGGAAAACCATGAAGACAATCAATCGGGCGATTGCTGCCGCGGCGCTGGCCGCGACCGCGCTGACCGCCGTTGTATCCGCCGCGCAGGCCGAAACCGTGCTGCGCCTCGATGAAGTGCCGGTCGGCGAGCTCGACCCGGCCAAGGCGTCGGACTATGCCGACTCCATCCTGATGTTCAACGTCTACGACACGCTGGTCTTCGCCGGTCAGGGCAAGCCGGGCATGGTGCCCGATCTTGCTTCGAGCTGGGAGACGGACGGCACCTCGTTCACATTCAAGCTGCGCGACGACGTCAAGTTCCAGAGCGGCAATCCCTTCACCTCGGCCGACGTGGTCTATTCGCTTGAGCGCATGAAGGCGCTGGGGCAGGGCCTTTCCTACCTCTTCGAGGACGTGACCGGGGCGGAAGCCGTTGACGAGCACACCGTCAAGTTCACCCTCGCCAAGCCCTATGCTCCGTTCCTCGCCGCGCTCGTGCGCCTGCCGATCGTGGACAAGAAGCTGGTCGAAGAGAACACCACGGGCGACGATTGGGGCCAGGCGTATCTCTCGACCCATTCGGCCGGTACGGGCGCTTACTCGGTAACGTCGCACAATCCGCAGTCCGAAACCGTGATGGCCAAGAACCCGTCCTACTTCCAGGAGATGGATGCGGCGGCTCCCGACACCGTGCGCCTGCGCTATGGCCTCGAAGCCGCAACCGTGCGCACCCTGGTCGCTCAGGGCGAGCACGACATCACCTCGCAGTGGCTGCCGCCCGAAGTGCTGGCCTCGCTGGCCAAGGAGGGCAACCAGCTTCTCACCGAGCATGGCAACGGGGCGTTCTACATCAAGCTGAACACCGCCAAGGCGCCGTTCGACGACGTCAACTGCCGCCTGGCCGTGTCCAATGCGTTCGACTACCAGTCGGCGCTCAAGCTCATCGCCGTGACCCCGGAAGTGTCGCAGGGCAAGGTGCCGACCGGCGCCATTCCGGCCCAGATGCTCGGTGGTTTCCCCGATGGCGAGCCGCTGAAGCAGGATCTGGCCAAGGCCAAGGAATTCCTGTCGCAGTGCAAGTACAACCCGGCCGACACCGAGGTCGAAATCTCCTGGATCGCCGAAGTGCCGATCGAGGAGCGTTTCGCTCTGCTGCTTCAGGCCAACATGCAGCAGCTCGGCTTCAAGTCCAAGATTACCAAGATGCCCTGGGCGCTGTTCGTGGATGCCGTGACCAAGCCGGAGTCCACGCCCAACGTATCGCAGGTCAACGTGGCCTCGGTGACCGGTGACCCGGATACGCTGCTTTACGGCATGTATCACTCCTCGGCCGCGGGCACCTGGCAGTCGCCGGAATACCTCAAGGACGAAGAAGTCGACAAGCTCCTCGACCAGGGCCGTGCGGCCACCAGCGAAGAAGAGCGTGCGGCTGCCTATACGGCGCTCAACAAGCGCCTGATGGAAATCGCGCCCTCGATCTACGCCTATGACTCGCAGGCCGTGTTCGCTGCGTCCAACCGCGTCAAGGTTCCGGCTTTGAGCGATGACAGCAAGCGCATCTCGCTGGACAGCGCCGGCTTCCAGTTCCGCCTGATGGAAATGCAGCCGTAACGGTTCCAACCTTTCGGATCGGCCCCCTTGGCGGGGCCGGTCCGGGTCTTTGAAAGCGCAGCATGTCACCCGTCATCCGTGTTCTGCTCCAGCGCATCGGGACATCGATCCTGGTGTTGTTCGGAGTGTCGATCCTGATCTTTGCCATCGCGCGGGTCATTCCCGGCGATCCGGCGCGTATCGCGCTGGGCCCCAATGCGACTGCGGAGGCGGTTGCGAACCTGCGCGAGCAATTGCACCTCAACGACAACATCGTGGTGCAATACGGCTATTTCCTCGCGGACCTCTTCCGCGGGAATCTCGGCATCTCGCTCTATACCAACCGTCCGGTGACGACCGACCTCGCGCAGTTCCTGCCGGCGACGTTCGAGCTCATCATCGTGGCCGGCATCATGATGATCGGCCTTGGCCTGCCGCTGGGCATCCTGGGCGCGCGCTACCGCAATACGTTCGTGGACGGGCTGCTGCGGGTGGTGTCGCTGCTGGGTGTCTCGGCGCCGAGCTTCGTGTGGGCGGTGGTGCTCATGCTGCTCTTCGCCTATTTCCTGCCGCTGTTCCCGATCGCAGGCCGGCTCAATGACGCCTTCGTCGTTCCGCAGGTCACAGGCTTCATGCTGGTCGATACGCTGATCGCGGGGAATATCCCGGCGTTCCTCGACGCCCTGCGCCACATCATCCTGCCGGCCTTCGCGCTGGCGCTGAGCGGCATCGGGCAGGCGGCGCGGCTGACGCGCGCCAACATGATCGAGACCTACGACAAGCCCTATATCGAGATGGCCGAGGCCTTCGGCTTCCCGAGCGCCAGGATCGCCAAGAAGTATGCGTTCAAGCCCTCGCTCATTCCGTCGCTGACCATTATCGGTCTCGACTTCGCCTCGATGCTGGGCAGCGCTTTCCTGGTCGAGGCCGTGTTCGCCTGGCCGGGGCTGTCGCGCTACGGCGTGCAGGTGATCCTGCGCAAGGACCTCAACGCCATCGTGGGCACGGTGCTGGTGATCTCGCTCGTGTTCCTCATCGTCAACATCATCGTGGACCTGCTGATCGCGTTCATCAATCCGCGCATCCGCCTGTCGCAGAGGTCGCAGTGAGCCGCACGCTTTACATCCTCCTGCGCAATCCGCTTTCGCTGGTGGGCATCGTGCTCATCGGTCTGGTGGTCTTTGCCGCAATCTTCGCCGATTTCATCACGCCGTTCCCCGAGCATGTCGGGGCGGTGGTGGACTTCACCAATTTCAACCAGCCGCCGCACTGGCCGAACATCTTCGGCACCGACCTCGTCGGGCGCGATCTTTTCACCCGCGTGATCTTCGCCTTCCGCACCTCGCTGCTGCTGGCGGTGGTGGTGCTCGCCATCGCGGTGCCGATCGGTGTCGTGATCGGGCTCATTGCGGGCTACACCGGCGGTTGGGTCGACTATGTGCTGATGCGCATCACGGACGTCTTCCTCTCGATCCCGCCGCTGGTGCTGGCCATGTCGATCATGGGCCTGCTCGAGCCGTCACTGACCAACGGCATGCTGGCGGTCACCGCCATGTGGTGGCCGTGGTACACGCGCCTCGTCTACAACATCGTGCGCTCGGAGCGTGAAGAGGGCTATGTGCTGGCCGCCGAAGTCGTCGGGGCCTCGCGCTGGCACATCATGTTCCGCGAAATCCTGCCCAATTGCGTGCCGGCCATCATCACCAAGATGACGCTGGACTGCGGCTTCGTGATCCTCATCGCGTCTTCGCTCTCCTTCCTCGGCCTTGGCGTACAGCCGCCGACCCCGGATCTGGGGTCGATGGTGGCGGAGGGCGCCAATTACCTGCCGGATAGCTGGTGGCTGACGGTGTTCCCGGGCCTGGCTATCCTCATCGCGGTCTTCGGGTTCAACCTGCTCGGCGATGCCCTGCGCGATATCCTGGGGAGCGACGCCTGATGGACAAGACGCTCGCGATTTCCGATCTCAAGCTGGCCTTCAAGTCCTATTCCGGGCTCTCCGAAGTGCTGCACGGCATCTCGCTCGACATCGCGCCGGGCGAGACGGTGGCGCTGGTAGGCGAGTCCGGCTCGGGCAAGTCGGTGACGGCCCGGATCATCCTCGGCCTCCTGCAGCGGCTGCCGAATGCCCGGATTTCGGGGCAGGTCATGTTCGATGGCCGCGACCTCGAAAAGCTCAGCGAAGCCGAGCGCTACGCGCTGCGCGGCACCGCCATGTCGATGATCTTCCAGGACCCGACTTCGGCGCTCAATCCGGTCTTCACCATCGACGTGCTGTTCCACGAGGTGCTCAAGCGCCGCAATCCTTCGATCTCCGCGCAAGAGGCCCGGGCGAAGGCCAAGGCCGCGCTGGAAGAAGTGGCGATCACCGAGCCCGAGCGCGTGCTGCAAAGCTACAGCTTCCAGCTTTCGGGCGGCATGAACCAGCGCGTGATGATCGCCATGGCGCTGGCCAACGAACCCAAGCTCCTGCTGGCCGACGAGCCGGGCACGGCCCTCGACGTTACGGTCCAGGCGCAGACGCTCAAGCTGATGGCCGATCTCGTCGAGCGGCACGGCACTTCGGTGCTGTTCATCTCGCACAACCTCGGCGTCGTGCGCGAATTCGCAGACCGCGTCTATGTGATCTACAAGGGCAGGATCGTCGAGACCGGGCCGACCGAGGCGCTGTTCGAGAACCCCGGCCATCCCTACACCAAGGCGCTGCTGCGCGCGGTGCCGCGGATCACGGGTGGTGGCATTCCCGACATTTCGGAAGATACGGGCGACTTCTACGCGCCGATGGTGGTGCACTCATGAGCCAGCCCATTCTGTCCCTGAAGAACCTCACCAAGACGTTCGACGTCAACGGGCACGAGGTGAGGGCCGTCTCCGACGTGTCGTTCGACGTCATGCCGGGCGAATGCCTGGCCATCGTGGGGGAGTCCGGATCGGGCAAATCCACCATCGCCAACATGGTGCTGGGCATTTACGGGCCGACCTCCGGCTCGATGGTGTTCGAAGGCACCGAGTTGCCCGCCAAACGTGACCTGGCGCATCGCCGGGCCATCCAACTCGTGCAGCAGAACCCGCTCTCGGCGCTCAATCCGCGCCGCACCATCGGCGCTTCGCTGCGGCTGGCGCTCGATGTCCACAACATCGGCGAGCGCTCTGGGCGCAACAAGCGCGTGGGCGAGTTGCTCGAGGAAGTCGGCCTGCCTGCCGATTTCGCCAAGCGCCGCCCGGCCAGCCTTTCCGGCGGTCAGCGGCAGCGTGTGGCCATTGCCCGGGCGCTGGCCTGCCAGTCGCGCCTCGTCGTGCTCGACGAGCCGACCTCGGCGCTCGACGTGCTCGTACAGGCACGCGTCCTCAAGCTCCTCGACGACCTGAGGAAGGCGAGGGGGCTCACCTACATCTTCATCACCCATGACCTGTCGGTCGTCCGCAACATTGCAGACCGCATGGCCGTGTTTGAACGGGGCCGGCTGGTGGAGCTGGGCGAGACCGCCCGGATCTTCAGCGCGCCGGAACACCCCTATACCCGCAAGCTCATCGGGGCGGTCCCCGTGGTCACCACCGACGAGCTCGAACTGAGAGACAGACTGATCCATGACTAATCCGACCAATCCGCACGCCGCTTTCGCCGCCGAACTGGCAAAGGTAAGCGGCCAGCCGCAAGTCGCCTACGCGGCGCTGCACGAGCTTACCAACCGGGTGATCGGAACCAAGCTCTTCACCATTCTCGGCCTCGACTACGATGCCGGCGTGATGCGCCGTCTCTACTCGGACAACCTGGAGCTCTACCCGGTCCCCGGCGCCGACCCGATCGGCGACACCGTCTGGGAGCAGACCATCATCGGCAAGCGCGAGCCGCTGGTGCTCAATTCGGCCGAGGCGCTCAAGGCCGTGCTGCCGGAATATCCCAAGCTCGAGGCACTGGGCTGCAAGTCCATGCTCAACCTGCCCATCGTCGTCTTCGGGACCTCGATCGGCACCCTCAACATGCTCAACGTTGAAGGCCACTTCACGGCCGAGCGCGTGGCCGAGGCCTATGCCCTCACGGCTGCCGCCGCCACGTGCCTGCTGATGACGAAAGAGACTGCCAATGGCTAAGACAATCCGCGTTGCCACCGACGTCGGTGGCACCTTTACCGACCTCGTCGTCTTCGAGACGGATCAGGAAACCGGCAAGTCGGTCGTCAAGACCGCCAAGTCGGACACCACTCCGCCGAACTTCGAGAAGGGCGTGCTGAACGTTCTCGCCAAGGGCGGCGTCGATGTCTCCGAGATCGACTTCCTTGCCCACGGCACGACCGTCGTCATCAATGCGCTGACCGAGCGCAAGGGCGTCAAGGTCGGTCTCATTACCACCGAAGGCTTCCGCGACACGCTCGAAATCGCCCGCGGCAATCGTCCGGATTTCTTCAACCTGCACTACGCCAAGCCCGAGCCTTTCGTGCCGCGTTTCCTGCGCCGCGAGGTTGCCGGGCGCATGAGCTACAAGGGCGAGGAGATGGTCAAGCTCGACCTTTCGGGCTTGCCGGCCATCCTCGACATCTTCAAGGCCGAAGGCGTGGAAGCGGTGGCGATCAGCTTCCTGCATTCCTATGCCAATCCGACCCATGAGCAGGCTGCCTTGGCCGAAGTGCAGAAGCTCTGGCCGGAAGTCTCGGCCGTGGCCTCGCACCAGATCACCCGCGAATGGCGCGAATACGAGCGCACCAACACCGCGGTGCTCTCGGCCTATGTGCAGCCTGCGGCGGAACGCTATCTCGGCCGCCTGGCCGATGGCCTGAAGCAATCCGGCTTTGATGGCGACGCCTACATCATGCAGTCGAACTGCGGCGTGGACTCGATCGAAGCCGTGTCGCGCATTCCCATCACCATGGTCGAATCCGGCCCTGCCTCCGGCTTCTGGGGCGCGGCGGAACTCGGCAAGCTGATCGGGGAAACCAACGTGCTGGCGCTCGATATCGGCGGCACGACGGCCAAGTGCTCGCTGATCGAGGACGGGCACGTCAAGATCATGACCGACTACTGGATCGAGCGCGACCGCAAGTCGGCCGGCTATCCGATCATGGTGCCGGTGGTGGACCTGGTCGAGATCGGCAATGGCGGCGGCTCCATCGCCTGGGTCGATGAACACGAGAAGCTCCATGTCGGCCCGCAATCGGCCGGCGCCAGCCCGGGCCCGGCGGCCTATGGCCGTGGCGGCGACAAGGCGACGACCACCGACGCCAATCTCTGGCTCGGCCGCATCAACCGAGACTATTTCTGCGGCGGTGAAGTCGTGGCCGACATGGCCGCGACCGAGAAGGCGCTGACGGCCGTGGGCGGCAAGCTCGGCATCAGCCCGGAGGAAGCCGCGCGCGGCATCATCCGCATCGCCAACAACAACATGGTCAACGCCCTCAAGCTGGTGTCGCTCAACCGTGGCCACGATCCGCGTGACTTTACGCTCGTCGCCTTCGGTGGCGGTGGCGCCATGCATGCGGTGGCGCTCGGCATGGAGCTGGGCGTCAAGAAGGTGGTGATCCCGACCGGCGCTTCGGTGTTCTCGGCCTGGGGCATGATGATGAGCGACCTGCGTCGCGATTACTTCGTCACCCGTCTCGGCGACCTGC
The sequence above is a segment of the Paradevosia shaoguanensis genome. Coding sequences within it:
- a CDS encoding mannitol dehydrogenase family protein, with the translated sequence MPRLTPETLASASPSTRRYAYDRGVIAPGIVHLGIGAFHRAHQAVYVDDLLAQHPEWAIVGASLRRPDTKKALEPQGNLYSVLVRDASGSACRVIGSIAGIIDATTEGETLLELMARPSVRIVSLTVTEKGYCHDPATSHLDLAHPDIVHDLAYPSTPRSAPGFLVEALERRRRAGIAPFTIMSCDNLPSNGRTAQRIVGEFAAARGRELAAYVETVAFPSTMVDRIVPATTDADREAVAAMLGLDDAWPVVTEAFSQWVIEDHFPAGRPPFETVGAQMVEDVEPFERMKLRMLNGSHSTLAYLGYLAGHQYVADAIGDSAFRDLIFGLMTEEVMPTLDMPGTDLAGYRDALLDRFANPALKHRTWQIAMDGSQKLPQRLLGTIRDRIAAGQSYDRLALGVAAWMRYATGTDEKGDPIDVRDPMVDRFRAIAAEAGRDAERLVDGFLGLREVFGTDLPDDPTFRALLVRLLTSLLEQGAAATVGQVK
- a CDS encoding alpha-N-arabinofuranosidase — encoded protein: MKATVTAHKDYSIARIDDRVYGAFLEHLGRAIYTGIYEPDHPTADKNGMRGDVAKLVKDLNVPMVRYPGGNFVSAYNWEDGIGPREERPTRLDLAWHTSESNAVGIHEFADWCSTVGTDMMLAVNLGSRGLDAARNFVEYVNHPGGSYWSDLRIKNGRKDPWDVKLWCLGNEMDGPWQVGHKSADEYGHLANETAKALRAFDKSLELIVCGSSNAKMPSYPQWEATVLDHTYDAIDYISLHMYFANREKKTGNYLALSIELENYINAVAGVIQFIKAKKRSKKDVYISFDEWNVWYHSNQQDRKILEGNDGWPHAPALLEDVYNFEDVLQVGLILNTFIRRADVVKIACIAQLVNVIAPIMTDPKGAAWRQTIYYPYYFASIYGRGTALNLVVNSPTYDAENVKGVPYADVTGVHNEEDGTLTFFAVNRNGNEAIDLDIALEGFGSATIVDHQVMTHANLEAVNTAKNPDEVTPTKGTGAVIKDGRLSVKLPAYSYQMIRAKL
- a CDS encoding DUF2189 domain-containing protein, whose protein sequence is MADFHVIGGATKAVAHPQIRKIQMSDLRDVLRAGLSDFWDKPSHYAFLGLIYAVVGIALAIWSSGANALPMVFPLASGFALLGPIAAIGLYEISRRKEQGQDTSWIHAIEVMRSPALPSIIAVGIMIFAIFYLWLAAAESIYQATFGMSAPTSVTAFLSEVFTTSQGWQLMLWGCGVGFLFALVTLATTVIAFPLMLDRDVGAFAAIETSVRAFMANPIPLLAWGLIVAVLLTIGSIPFFVGLAVVVPVLGHATWHLYRKLVA
- a CDS encoding VOC family protein; this encodes MLTDHRAYATIPAADMTRAKAWYKDKLGLSPFREDETGAIYHVGAGTGFLLYPTPNAGKAPNTLMSFGSSDVVADVKDLKRHGVVFEEYDMPGLKTVDSIANMGIYHAAWLRDADGNILAIGDEPN
- a CDS encoding DUF2235 domain-containing protein, which encodes MKRLAVFCDGTWNRLSAEHPTNVVLAARSVLPYGTDGVPQVTYYDEGVGTTFLINQALERTLAGAFGWGLFDKIAAAYRFLVFNYDPGDEIYIFGFSRGAFTARSLAGLIRKCGIVTRDRLDKVEEAFKFYKDNSPEAHPDMERAQQFRLENSQDIIMKPEDRAFRQALGVPAALTNQPLFTLKYLGVWDTVGALGMPRYLLLERIFRTAAKYQFHDAALSSIVEAARHAVAIDEDRLSFEPALWDNVDDLNRIEGRAGNYHQLWFPGDHGSVGGGGDITGLSASPLVWIMDGASRQGLAFDRAALKAYAGERDDFAPLHNMTAPKSWTEIIYRRGARKGPWRQADLGASSRARIARTASADWPIYRPAALSAFFERQSQTARRRSEERRPTEPSPSAPS